The Thermosipho japonicus region ACTCTTCTTCCTCAGGACTGCTATCCATTTTTCAATGACCCCTCGCCCAACGCGTCTTCTAATTTACCACGTTTGTAACTCTTAGTCAAGTTACAGTCACCTTTACTGTTCTTTTCTCTTTCTTTAATTACCTTCACCTATACAGGCGTATTGTTAAATATTAATTTTCTTCTTAGCATTTAACTATTCAATTTATTAAAACATCTACTTTAATTTTATTTCCATTAGATTTTAGTGCTGCTTCAAAAAATGCTAAATCTTTTATTGCTTCTTCGCAATTTCCTAGATCATTTTCTTTATTATTTAATATAACCTCATAGAAATCTTCAAATTCTTCTTTATAGCCCATATTTTCTTCTAAATCTATTTCTTTTTAGTTATAAAGAATTTTATTTTTTAAAACTTTTAGTGTATTCTCTTTTCCATAAATCTCAAATTGTTCTTCTTCATTGAAACTATAAGACGCAATATAGTTTCCAATTACTCCGTTTTTAAATTCTACAATTGTACTTATAAAATCAGGCCCTGCAAGGTAGTCCGAAAAATCTTTTGTGTAGGCAGTTACCCAATCAATATCTCCTAAAATTAATCTCATTGCTGCAACATGATGAACACCTGCATCAGATAAAAATCCTCCAATATGTTGTGGTTTCTTTCTCCAATATGTTGTGGTTTCTTTCTCCAATCCGTGTTTGCATATTTGTTATCTTTTTTCATACCTACGAAAATTTTCCAATTAAAATATAACACTTCCTTAAAATTTTTTAGAAGATTTTTAATTAACTGGAACTTTTTAATATGTTCCAACTTTCTGCAATATAAATCACCTTGTCAGTTTCTTCAGATGCATTTAAAAGGAGTTTTGCAGATTCTACATCAGTAGAAATAGGTTTTTCACATATTACATGTTTTCCTTTTTCACAGCTTTTATAGCAAAGGGAACATTTAGGTGTATTGGAAGGGTTAAATCTACTGCATCTATATAATTAGACTCTAAAAGTTCTTCATAGGTATCAAATACTTCTGGATTTCCAACTAATTTGGCAAATTCTTCAGCATGTTTTTTGGTACGGCTAGTTATCGCAACAATCTCAAACTTATCATTTAATGTTTTTAATGCGGGATAATGTAAATCTTTTGCTGCAATACCACAACCGACAATTGCTAAACGTATTTTTTCATTTCCTCACCCCCCTTTTTTTGTTAATTACAGTATAATTGGACCATATAACTATTTTAATTTTACTTGACATATTTATTAAACATGATAAAATAAACTTTGATTTTTTTTTCACAAAATTATAAGGGGGTGGATGGAGTGATTATCAATTAAATTATCTAGTAAAGTACGTTCTTATAACTAAGACTATTTACAAATAGGAGGATTCATATGAAGCAATTTTATAAATATTTTTTCACATACCATAAAGTACTTTCTAAAAAACTAATGTTTAAGAAATTATTTATTGATATTTGTTACATTTTATCATCGATTTTGTCTATTATACTTCCAATTTTTCTTGGAAAGATTGTAGATAGTTTTTTAAACTTAAATCTCTCTCATTCCTTTTTAGTTTTTATTTTTTTGTATGTTCTGTATTTTATATTTTCTGAAATTAGTTCTTTTTTTAGAATTACTTTTTATCTTGTTGATGGGCCAAAATATCTTTTTGAAAAAGCAATATTTACTGTTTTGAAAAAATCAGATTTAGCATTAAATCCTAAAAAGGAAATGGATAGAATTTTTAGTTTTGAACATGTTTTTGAATTTTTTTATGGAAGTTTTGCTATTTTCGTTTTTATCCTACCATTCTTAGTGTTTTTTTCATCTCTAATGATATTTATAAACAGCTGGAAAGTAGGATTACTAATGATTTTTAATTTCTTTCTTTTGCTACTTTCTTCCAATAAAAAAGTAGATGCAGAAAGTAAGATTTCAGAAAAGATGAATGAATCAGAATATAATGTTACAAATACACTTTCTGATCTTTATTCAGGTTACGAAGAAATCAGAAATTATAACTCTCTTTTTTTTAGTTTGAGATGGTTAAAAGATGGATATAATTCTTTGGTAAAAGCTTACGATCTCTTCGGTAAAGCTGAGTTAAAGTTTGGATTATCTTATGAGCTACTTTCAGCAGTTTTAATTCCAATAACAATAATATTAATAAGTTTCGAAGTTTTTAAAGGCAATTTGACTCTAGGAGTTGCAATTATGATCTTAAGATACGTTGAAAATGTTAAAAGTTATTCAGAAGTTTATATTAATGACAGCGATTATATTGCTTGGGCTGCTTCTAGAGCTAAAGATGCTTATGATAATTATTTAAGAGAGGTGTAAAAATGTTTGAAAAATTAGAATTCATTAACGTAAATTTTTCATATAAAGGAAGAAAAATAATTAATAATCTTAATTTTGAAATAAAAAATGGCGAAAAAATATCAATAGTAGGTTCAAGTGGTGAAGGAAAATCCACTTTAATAAAGCTAATTTTAAGATATATTAATCCTGATTCAGGACACATACTTGTAAATGGAAAACCATTAAATAGCATTGAAAATTGGTATGAAATAGTTGGAGTTTTAAGTCAAAGAACCCATATTTTCAACAGAAGTATAAGGGACAATCTGTTGATAGCAAAGCATGATGCAACAGATAAAGAACTATACAATGCCTTAGAGTTTGCAGGTTTAAGCGATTTTTTAAAAATAAGAACTTTAGATACTATCCTTGGAGAAGAAGCTAGAAACATATCTGGTGGAGAAAGGGCAAGAATTTCCCTTGCAAGGTTAATTTTAAGAAATCCTGAATTTGTTATTCTTGATGAACCTTTAGAAGGAGTAGACAAACTTGTAGAAAAAGAAGTAATAAATAATATTAAGGTCTTTGTAGAAGATAAGACACTAATATTGATTTCACATCGATTTTCAATATTGTCTCTTACCGATGAATTTGCAGTCTTAGAAAATGGAGAGTTAAAAGAAAAAGGAAAATTCAGCGAGCATTCTGATAAAAGTCTTTTAAAAAAGTTTTTTAAAGCAGAACAAGAATTGACAGAAAAATTTAGAGGGGATGAAAAAAAGTGAAGATATTTGCAAAATGGATATTTAAGATGCCAAAAAAATATCTTTTTTCACTATTTGGATTAAGTTTTTTAAGTGTACTGTCAACTATATTTATTTCGTATTCATCAATTTTAAGTAAAGATTTAATAAATAAAGCAGCTTTAAAAAATGAAAACTATGCCTACTATGCACTTTTATTTTTTCTTGCAGTATTGTTAAGTCATATTTTTTTACTTTTTCAAAAATGCTTTTCATATTATTTTATTGGAAGATATTTGAATTTTTATGGTACCTATTGTTATAAAAAAATTATGTCTAAAGATTATTTAAATTTTTCAAAGAAAACATCATCATTTTATTCACAAATTTCTTTTAGAACAGTTAAAGATATGATTAATTTTGTAAGTAACAATGAAAGCACAGATGGAATAGTATTTGCACTAAAAATATTCACATATATTTCAGCAATGTATTATATTGATAAGTTTTCAGGAATATATATGATAATATTTTCAATTTTAATTTTGATTACTCTTGCAATTTCAAACTCATTTTATTATAAAAATTTGAAAC contains the following coding sequences:
- a CDS encoding Gfo/Idh/MocA family protein codes for the protein MEKETTTYWRKKPQHIGGFLSDAGVHHVAAMRLILGDIDWVTAYTKDFSDYLAGPDFISTIVEFKNGVIGNYIASYSFNEEEQFEIYGKENTLKVLKNKILYN
- a CDS encoding ABC transporter ATP-binding protein; its protein translation is MKQFYKYFFTYHKVLSKKLMFKKLFIDICYILSSILSIILPIFLGKIVDSFLNLNLSHSFLVFIFLYVLYFIFSEISSFFRITFYLVDGPKYLFEKAIFTVLKKSDLALNPKKEMDRIFSFEHVFEFFYGSFAIFVFILPFLVFFSSLMIFINSWKVGLLMIFNFFLLLLSSNKKVDAESKISEKMNESEYNVTNTLSDLYSGYEEIRNYNSLFFSLRWLKDGYNSLVKAYDLFGKAELKFGLSYELLSAVLIPITIILISFEVFKGNLTLGVAIMILRYVENVKSYSEVYINDSDYIAWAASRAKDAYDNYLREV
- a CDS encoding ATP-binding cassette domain-containing protein, giving the protein MFEKLEFINVNFSYKGRKIINNLNFEIKNGEKISIVGSSGEGKSTLIKLILRYINPDSGHILVNGKPLNSIENWYEIVGVLSQRTHIFNRSIRDNLLIAKHDATDKELYNALEFAGLSDFLKIRTLDTILGEEARNISGGERARISLARLILRNPEFVILDEPLEGVDKLVEKEVINNIKVFVEDKTLILISHRFSILSLTDEFAVLENGELKEKGKFSEHSDKSLLKKFFKAEQELTEKFRGDEKK
- a CDS encoding ABC transporter ATP-binding protein; translated protein: MKIFAKWIFKMPKKYLFSLFGLSFLSVLSTIFISYSSILSKDLINKAALKNENYAYYALLFFLAVLLSHIFLLFQKCFSYYFIGRYLNFYGTYCYKKIMSKDYLNFSKKTSSFYSQISFRTVKDMINFVSNNESTDGIVFALKIFTYISAMYYIDKFSGIYMIIFSILILITLAISNSFYYKNLKQLNDEFLEIKSYVADTFSGIQEIKLFNAQKAEFENYKKRTNYYWKKTKSVYIIDQILSNFSRNLFSMIFYFLVIKQGMTLKDPGSFFALTNLFLLLRHQLFTSLGVWDNIRTAVISAKQLEENVG